Genomic DNA from Mesorhizobium sp. 131-2-1:
ACGTCGTGGCTGGCGGCGGCCAGGAACCTGGTCTTGGACAGGTTCGCCAGCTCGGCGGTTTCCTTGGCGGCGATGAGATCGATGTTGGTCTGCTCGAGCCGGCGCAGCGTCGAATGCAGCTCCTCGGTGCGCGTGCGCACCCGGTTTTCCAGTGAGATCGCGGTCTGGAACAGCGAGAAGGCATTGCCCTGCTGGTCCATCGAGCGCTCGACGCGGCTGACGAGGGCGGCGTTGATCTTCTTGAGCTTTTCGAGGTCGTTGATGTCCCTGAGCGGCATGGGGCGACCTGCGCGCTATTCGGCCGCCAGCCGATCGCCGAAGGCGATGCCGGTGAAGGTCTGGTTGAGATGCATCGAGCGGTACTGTTCGCCGTAAGTGCCGAAACCGATGACGTTGTTGACCCGGTAGAGCTCCGAAATATCCCGGAACACCTGGCGGTTGCGCGCGTCGAGCCGCCGCAGCACGCAGTCGAAGCCGAGGATCATGTCGATGCTGCCCAGCCGGTCCCTGACGTCGCTGAGCGCGGCGCGTGTCGCCTCCACCATGTTCTTCGGCTGGGCGATGGAGAGCACGACGCCATCGTCGATGGCGCAGAAGAAGGAGAGCGAGCCGTCGGTATGCATCCTCTGGATCGAGCGGCAGTAATATTCGCCGCCCACCTTCACCACTACCGGATGCGAGGCGAAGCTCAGCGGCGTCAGCGTATGCGGCAGGATCCCCACCGAGGCGGCATATTCCTCGGCGGCGTTGACGGCGTTGAATTCGCGCACGACGCGGTGATCGGGATCGGAAGCGGTCACCACCAGCTTCTCGTCGGTAGGGATGAAATTGTCGGTCTTGAAGACGTGGAAGGGGATTTCGGTCGCGATCAGCATGATGATGGCGCTGTCGGAGGCGACCTTGCCGTTCGAGATCAGCGTGGTCGTCTCGAATTTGAGATCGTCGCCCGCCGAGCCGCCGATCAGCGGAATGTCGTCCAACCCCCAATGGATGGCCGACGTCACCGCCTCCTCGGCATAGGACAGCCCGTCGATGAAGCAGAGCGCGAACGTATCCTTGGCCCGCTCTTGCCCGATGCGGCCGCTGAGCGAGCGCCTGAGCGCCGCGACCTCGCCGGTGATCCTGTCCATGCCCGACGAGGAGAGATTGTCGACCATGATGCTGGCCGTCGCGAACGAGGAGGACGGCAGGAGCAAAGCGAGGATGTGGCCTTCCTCGAGCCCTTGCGGCGTGATCTCGCCGGCGGTCGAGCAGCCGGCATAGGCAAGGCCCGGAGCATGCTCCGTCAAAGCTTCCGACAGCACCGCCGCGTCGACCAGGCTCTGGGAGAAGAACAGCAGCGCGAAACCGGCGTCGATCGCCGCCGCTTCCGCCGCGACCGCGCGGGCAAAGGCGCCGGCGTCGGGCTCATCCGTGGTGAGCGCCGAGAGGCCGCATGCATAGCGCGTGCGCGAACTGGCCAGCTGCGTTCTCCTGCGTTTCCTCCGACGTGTTTTTGTGCGCGTCGGGCGCGCGGGCGTCGAAGGCATGTTGTCTTCAAGGGGAGGCTTTGGCAATGGGCCGCCCCCCTCCGGCGTGACCGAAAGTACAATATGCGGCGTTTCGGGCGAACTGCATTCTCGCGCCGTGGAGGGCTCGGTGTACTTTTCCCGCATTTTGTGCGGCATAAGTGAACAGCCGGCGCGCCGGGAGGAAAACGGCGCCAGGACACCAAGGTAGAATACCCAGGGAGGTTTCATGTCGGACATTTCGTTGACGGTGAACGGCAAACGCGTCAGCGGCGCCATCGAGGATCGCACGCTTCTGGTTCATTTCCTGCGGGAGGTCCTCGGCCTCACCGGGACGCATGTAGGCTGCGACACATCGCAATGCGGCGCCTGCGTCGTGCATCTCGACGGCAAGGCGGTGAAGTCCTGTTCGATGCTGGCGGCACAAGCCGCGGGGTCGAGCGTGGTGACGATCGAGGGGCTCGCCAACGGCGCCGACCTGCATCCGGTGCAGGCAGCGTTCAAGGAGCATCACGGTTTGCAATGCGGCTTCTGCACGCCGGGCATGATCATGACGGCGACCGACATGATCGCGCGCCATCCGGAAGGCCTCGACGAGGCCACGGTGCGCGCCGAGCTTGAAGGCAATATCTGCCGCTGCACAGGCTACCACAACATCGTGAAGGCGATCCTCGCCGCGTCGAAGACGATGTCCAAGGGCGCCAAGGGCAAGGCCAGGCAAGCTGCGTGAGAGACACAAGGGAATAGGGGAGTAGGGCAGTAAGGCAGTAGGGAACCAGGAGGCAATTTCCCTACTGCCTTACTCCCTTACTGCCCTACTCCCCTACAATTGGGAGGAATTTCTAATGGGTATTGAAGGTGTTGGCGCCCGGGTGGCGCGCAAGGAGGACAAGCGGTTCATCACCGGCGCCGGCCGCTATGTCGACGACATGGTGGTTCCCGGCATGAAGCATGCGGCCTTCGTCCGCAGCCCGCACGCACATGCGCAGATCAAGAAGATCGACGTCAAGAAGGCGCAAGCCATGCCCGGCGTCATCGGTGTCCTGACCGGCAAGGAGATCAAGGCGGACGGCATCGGCAACCT
This window encodes:
- a CDS encoding (2Fe-2S)-binding protein: MSDISLTVNGKRVSGAIEDRTLLVHFLREVLGLTGTHVGCDTSQCGACVVHLDGKAVKSCSMLAAQAAGSSVVTIEGLANGADLHPVQAAFKEHHGLQCGFCTPGMIMTATDMIARHPEGLDEATVRAELEGNICRCTGYHNIVKAILAASKTMSKGAKGKARQAA
- a CDS encoding FIST signal transduction protein; amino-acid sequence: MPSTPARPTRTKTRRRKRRRTQLASSRTRYACGLSALTTDEPDAGAFARAVAAEAAAIDAGFALLFFSQSLVDAAVLSEALTEHAPGLAYAGCSTAGEITPQGLEEGHILALLLPSSSFATASIMVDNLSSSGMDRITGEVAALRRSLSGRIGQERAKDTFALCFIDGLSYAEEAVTSAIHWGLDDIPLIGGSAGDDLKFETTTLISNGKVASDSAIIMLIATEIPFHVFKTDNFIPTDEKLVVTASDPDHRVVREFNAVNAAEEYAASVGILPHTLTPLSFASHPVVVKVGGEYYCRSIQRMHTDGSLSFFCAIDDGVVLSIAQPKNMVEATRAALSDVRDRLGSIDMILGFDCVLRRLDARNRQVFRDISELYRVNNVIGFGTYGEQYRSMHLNQTFTGIAFGDRLAAE